A stretch of Cicer arietinum cultivar CDC Frontier isolate Library 1 chromosome 5, Cicar.CDCFrontier_v2.0, whole genome shotgun sequence DNA encodes these proteins:
- the LOC101500455 gene encoding probable mediator of RNA polymerase II transcription subunit 26c, which yields MDLDDFRSILDTAGVDVWMFIDTAISVASQDNAAELKRRRDGIVERLYAATTSPPLCQNCDGGNRQNINQIKKQSSPSLSPERQQHQRRGGASSPPTPQSLGNDNDDDEELDPYGGLFEDEQKKILEIKELLEDPRQSEDSLLELLQNLADIDITFQELKETDIGRNVNQLRKHPSNDVRRLVKLLVKKWKEIVDEWVRLNPQGGNNTLMADGDSPLQKTNQNGHHHQIPDFAYSPNPHNGSSGSDRNNSEAEPKPKPKPVPRKEPPPKLKPSPPVTAPTSTLQNRQREQKESNFDAERLASARKRLQANYKEAENAKKQRTIQVMDIHELPKSKSKNVFFAKNKGGGSSQGRQHW from the exons ATGGATTTGGACGATTTCCGATCCATATTGGATACGGCGGGCGTTGACGTGTGGATGTTCATCGACACCGCAATATCCGTTGCTTCTCAAGATAACGCCGCCGAGTTAAAGCGCCGAAGAGACGGAATCGTCGAGCGTCTCTACGCTGCCACGACGTCTCCTCCGCTTTGCCAAAATTGCGACGGCGGTAACCGTCAAAACATCAACCAAATCAAGAAACAGAGCAGTCCGAGTCTAAGCCCCGAACGACAACAACATCAACGCCGCGGCGGTGCTTCCTCACCTCCAACGCCGCAATCTCTCGGAAACGATAACGACGATGACGAGGAATTAGATCCTTACGGCGGTTTGTTCGAAGATGAACAGAAGAAGATTCTAGAAATTAAAGAACTTCTAGAAGATCCTCGCCAG TCTGAAGATTCATTGTTGGAGTTACTGCAAAATCTGGCGGATATTGATATTACATTTCAAGAGTTGAAG GAGACTGATATAGGGAGGAACGTGAATCAGTTGCGGAAACATCCATCTAACGATGTTCGCAGATTGGTGAAGCTACTTGTCAA GAAGTGGAAAGAAATTGTAGATGAGTGGGTGAGGCTGAATCCACAAGGAGGAAACAACACTCTCATGG CTGATGGAGACTCTCCTCTTCAGAAAACCAACCAAAATGGGCATCATCATCAG ATTCCTGATTTTGCGTATTCTCCAAATCCACATA ACGGTAGCTCTGGTTCTGACCGTAACAACTCGGAAGCAGAACCAAAACCGAAACCAAAGCCAGTTCCTCGCAAAGAACCACCTCCAAAACTAAAACCATCACCCCCAGTTACTGCCCCTACTTCCACTCTTCAAAAC AGACAGAGAGAACAGAAAGAGAGCAATTTTGATGCGGAGAGGCTTGCTTCTGCAAGGAAACGGCTTCAAGCAAACTACAAAGAGGCTGAAAATG ccAAAAAGCAAAGAACAATTCAGGTGATGGACATCCATGAGTTACCTAAGTCAAAATCCAAGAATGTTTTTTTTGCAAAGAACAAAGGTGGTGGCAGTTCTCAGGGAAGGCAGCACTGGTGA